The genome window TCAGGCCACCCAGAACACCCAGAACTGCAAAGGAAAGGCTTGTGGTGATCAGCACCAGCGCACCTCCGCCCAGCGCACTGGTCAGCACCGACCAGCCACGGTGAAGTCGCCCGGCCAGGGCCGCCACAGGAGCGACCAGCACCCCGAACATCAAGGCGGCAGGCAGTCCGAAGGCTAGAGCCAGAGCGAAGACGCCAGTCCAGGCATACGGCGCGTTCCGCCAGGCATCAGCCCCATCAATCACCAGTGACGCCACGACCAGAACCGTGGCTGTGACGAACGACACCAGCACGGCAGCCAGCAGGGCCAGCCCCAAGCGGCGAAGGGAAGTCGTCAGCGCAGTTGTCAGGGCGCGCATGATGGCCGTCGGTCCGGGGCCACGGGTCATTGCGGTCCACACGCCACGCCGGTGGCGCCTGCCACCCGGGACACCGCTCTGCCGCTCGCGGATTCCTTGACGACCAGGGCATGGGCCCCGGGTGGAGGAGTGAAGTCATTCACGCGGGTCAGGGCCTCCGGTCGGGGATAGGCCACGCTCAGGGCGACGTGCCGCGAGTCGGCCAGCCAGCAGGAGCTGTTCAGCACCGTGAGAGTGCCCTTCGGGGCGCTTCCCACGATCAGCTCGCGCATGGTCTTCCGGCCCAGATCGGCCACGTAGGCGTAGGTATTGACGTGCGCGTTGCTGTCATGACGCGCCAGCAGGATAAGAAGTTTCCCACCGTCGGGTGAGGGCACGACATCAAGCACGCTGCCCTCGAACGTTCCCATCCATCCCAGCACCCGCAGCCGCACCTCGCGCACGTCCACCGCAAAGATGGCGGAAGTCGTGGTGCCTGCACTGCCCACCCCGTACCCGGCGTTGGAGGCGAAGTACACCTGGCGCCCGTCGCGGGTGACCCGCGGGGATGTGACGGTCCAGCTCACGTCATCTGCCTGCGCGCGGGGGTCGATGTCCGCCAGGAACCTGCGGATGGCGGGCTGCGGCGCCGTCTTCAATGTCCCCAGCAGGTTCTCCGGCAGGCGGCGGGTGAAGACCTCGGTGCCGGGCCGGCCCCCGGGACCGTACAGGAGTACGCCCACGTCGTCCGGGGACTGGACCGAGCCTAGCGTCGCCGTCACCTCGCCATTGCGCGAGGTGCTCTGGTACAGGGCCGACTGGCTGGGAAGAAACGTCTTGCGCTTGACGAGGTTCCAGCCCGCATTCTCCCCATCCGTGCCCACGATCAGGGCGTGGCCGTCCCAGGTCATCCAGCGGGCCCGCACGGTGGTGAAGGTTGGGCCGGGCACCAGGGAATTCAAGAGTACGCTCTTCGTGTACGGCGGCCTGCTCAGCCAGGGCCGCAGGGGCGGAACCTTCTCGGCATGGATATTCGTTCCCTGGGGACCGGTCAGGAAGGCGAGTGCGCCATCCGTGGGGGAAAGGGCCAGCAGCACCGCGCCGCGTGATTCCGGCACCTGCCGGGCGGCCTGGCCGGGGGTGCTCTCCACCCACGCCGCCCCGCCCTTCAGGTAGGCGAGCCGACCGGTGGGCGCCGCTGCCGCCGATGTTGCCGTGAGCGCGGCGATGATCAGGGAGCACAGGCGGCCCGTCATGCCAGCCACACGCGCGTCTCCGGGGCGCGGACCCAGGGGCGGGCCCGGCCCAGGACGGCCCCGAGCTCCTGAACCAGCACGGGCAAGGGCAGCAGTTCCAGGTCGGGCACGGCGTCGAGCGCCAGCCGCACGGCGCCCCTGGAATCCAGTCCCGGGCGGCGCAGCAGAGCCAGGAAGGCGGCGTCGTGCTCAAGCGCCCGGGCGCGGTGGCACAGCTCCTCGTAAATATCCATGGGCGCCGCGCTTGGCGTCACGGGCCCGGGTTCGATCGGCGTCAGATGGTCGTTCCGCGGGAGAGTCCGTGTCATGGCGTCAGGGTAGTCGGGGCAGGATGATTGCAGCATGACGCCCTGGGGTAGTGGCCGCAACGAGGTCAGCCGTGGCGTATGGGTGCCCGCCATTCTGTCCCTGGACTTCTGCGGGGGCGCGGGGGACAGCGGACCGTAAAAAGCAGCCTGAAAAGAGAGTGTAACCGGTCCGCGCGCCACAGTGGTACCGGGGGGCGGTGAGCCCCCCGCAGGACGAATGAGGGGCACCAGCGGTGCAGATCAGGGTAAACTTCCAGGCGAAGGTTCGAGGGCTGGCTGTTCACGCCGCGCGTCACCTACCGCTATGAGGTGGACGGCGCTCACCGGGTGGGGCACCAACTCTCGCTCTTCGAGGGGTCTTCCTCAAATGAGGGATGGGCGCGACGGGAGAGCAGACGTTACCCGGTGGGAAGTGCCGTGAAGGTGTACCACTCGCCAGACGGGGAAAACGCTGTGCTCGTGCCCGGCGTGGAGTCGAGCCTGTGGGCCTGGCTCCTGCTGCCAGGCGCAGCCATGCTTGTGGGCGCGGCCCTACTGCTCACGCGGGGGCCTAAAGACCGGAACACGGTAAGGGTCAGTTTTTCTTAAGGCAGCGGACCTGGTCCGGGGGCGCCGACCGGGGAATTTTCGGCTGCCTCATCCAATGAAAAAAGCGCAGCACCGACTGCTGCAAGGGGTGGACGACTTGAGCTCACCGCGTTTGACCTCGGGGGCCAGGTCCGCCGTCTCCGGCAGCCGGTCTACCCTGAGTCCGCCCGGGTTCCTGCAGTTCCGCGGCTCCGGCGATTTGGGGCGACAGTTCCCCAATGCCATGTTCAAAACGGCCATTGTGGCAGGAGGGGACGCGGCTCACCGACATTTCCTCTCTCCGCTCCGGCAGGCTGTCATGGAGCGGTGAAGGAAACTGCAGCTTGACGTCTTGCCCTCGCCGGGTCAACCCCTTGCATCTCGTTGTGAGCTCGCCTGCGCCAGCCACAGCCCTACCCATCGTCTCGCGTGAGGCTGGCTTCGATCGCCACCAGTCCGAGGACAGCCAGCAACACCTTTGGTGCGCGGCCAGGGCCGCGAGGCACCCGCAGCACGTACATGCGCCCGTCCATCCGGATCTGTTGTGCTGTCGTCTTCTATTTCATGATCTCCTCCCTTTCATGCGGTGCGCCCACGCTAGAGGGCCGGGCACGGCGCGGGGATGATGCGGGGGCCAAGGGTGTCATCTTTGAATCATCCTCTTGCACGTAGCCTTCCTGCCAGGCGAACGCGGTGTTCGCCGAAAGGCGGTAATCCATGTTCAAGAAAACCCAGATGGCAGTCCTGGCCCTCCTCGTGATCGTGGGCGGCGCGCAGGCCAAAACCTTCAGGCATGCCACCAACGGCTACAGCCTCACCTACCCCGACGCCTGGACTGCGAAGGCAAACCTTGCAGGCACCGACGTCGCCATCTCGGTGCCGGGCACACCCGGGGCGACCAGCATGATCACGGTCGTGACGCAGAAGCTGCCTCAGGGCATGAACCTTGCGGCCTACACGCAGGCGACGACCGAGTCGTTGCCGCAGATGCTGGGAAACTACAAGCTCGACACGAACAAGACCGTGAAGGTGGGAGGCGTCGCGGGGCGGAAACTGGTGTTTACCGGTACGCGGGGTGGCAACACCATGTACGGCAATATCGTGCTGCTCGTTCGGGGCGACGTCGGGTACACCCTGAGCTACCTGGGAGAGCTGCCTGCCAACGCTGCGGCCAAGGAAACCATTGACCGGGTGCTGACGAGCTTCAAGCTGACCAAGTGAGCTTAGGCGGTAGAGCCCGGCTGGCCCGGCCTTACGATTCGGCGTCATGGGCGGACCATCCCCCGATGCGTCCGCTGACCCAACGCGCTAAGCCCCGCCCGGCTTCCGCCCGCGCCCGAATCAACGCATGATCGATCTCACATTGCTGTCCACCCCTGAACTCGCCAGACTTGGGGCCGCTTTCTGCGTCCTGTTCCTGAGGGCAACTCCATGGCATGCCGGATGTTGAAGCTGAGCTTTCCCCGGGGGTGTCACCGGCCAGCCATCCCACCTTCGATACCTTTGCCTCCACTGAAAGGAGGTGACTGCGAGAAGTATTGACCGTCATTTTCAGATGGTCCGCTCGGTCGTCCGATTCGCTACCCGAACCCGTCCTCGTTTCACTTTGGAGAAGCTATGCAAAGTATCTATGGCTCACCTTCTGCCCGTCAGACGCTTCCTCTCCTGTCGCGCGTTGCCGCGCTCGCCCTACTGGGGCTCAGCCTGTCGTACAATGTGCTCTTTCTCGTTTTTGGGAACGGGTTCACGCCCGTCATGCTGACCATTCCAATCTTCGCTGTGCTTGCCCTGGTCGTCGCCAGCGGCTGGAAGTGGGCTCCGATCGTCGCGGGCACGCTTTCAGTGGTGTTGCTGCTGCCGGAGTTGCCGCTTTGGCGCGGCCACTTTGCCGATGAAACGGGAGTGTTCCTGATCAACGTTGTCTTCAATCCTGTGCTGTTTGTCGTAGCTATCGTGACTTCATTCGGAGCTGGCTTGCAGAACCTACGCGGATCGCACGAGGAGCCCGCGTGGCTGTTGGGGTTGCTCACCGCCGCACTCGGTCTTGTGCTCACTGGCACCGCGTTCGGAATTTTCCTGCGTGGGTGAACGCTGCGGTCGATGGGCCCGACAGGAGGCGGGCCCATCGTTATAGACTGACCCTCAGATCATTCCCTGCCAATGCCCGGCAGTGCCGTCCAGGAGAGTCCAGGCGGCGGGAGATGCCTGATAACATAAACGTACGATGGACATCACGTCGGTATGGCGCCTGTTTCTGCTCGGCGGACCTAAGCTCGCAGCGCCCGACGGCCGGGAGTTTCGTCCGGAGGGTAAGTCGCTCGCCTTACTGGCATACCTCGCGCTGGAGGGGTCCATACCGCGCCCTCGCCTCGCCGGGTTGCTTTGGCCGGAGCGCGCCGAGACCGCAGCGCGCAACAATCTCGTTCAGCTTCTGCGCCGGATGCGCGGCGCGTACGGCGAGGACCTCGTTGTGGGTCAGGAGACGCTTGCGCTCGCGCCTCAGGTTCAGGTTGATGTGTGGGACGTACTGAACGGCGGTTCGGCTGCAGAGCTGCCGGGAGCTCCTTTTCTGGAGGGAGTCGTCTTTGACGGCCACCTCGACCTGGCGGACTGGTTGGTCGTGCAACGTGACCGGGTTGACGCACGGCGATCGAGGGTGACCGCTCGTGCGGCGACCCTGGCCGAGGAAGCCGGTGACCTGCCGGGCGCCACCCGGCTCGCCCGGCGGGCACTTGATCTTGACCCACAGTCCGAGGAGAGCCACCGGCGGCTGATGCGCCTGTTGTATCTCGCTGGTGAGGCCTCCAAAGCGCTGGACGTGTATGTGGGGCTGCAGGAACGTCTCCGTGACGAATTGCGGACTGAGCCCATGCCCGAAACCCGTGAGCTCGCCGCCCTGATCGAGCGGGGCGGCGCACCTGCTGCGGTCAGACCCGTGACCCCCCTCCTGCCCGCCCCCCTGCCGGCACCCGCCCTCACCGGCCGTGAGCGCGAGTTCGCGCGGATGGAAGATGCATGGGCCAAAGGGCAGTTCATCATTGTGGCCGGTGCGCCCGGCATGGGAAAGTCGCGAGTCGTTGCGGATTTTGCGTCGAGTAAGGGACAGGTGCTCTGGATTGAGGCCCGCCCGGGGGACAACCTGGTGCCCTACACCACGACGATTCGAAGCCTGCGCCGGGCGCTGAGTCTCTCTGGCGCCGAAGTGCCGCTCGACCTGCGCCGGGCGGCGAGTTTTCTCCTGCCTGAACTCGCTCCTCCAGGAGAGGCGCCAGCGACAACCACCGATTCGAAACTCCATAGCGCGCTTCAGGCTGTGTTCGGGATGTGCCTAACCGGAATCGAAGTCTGTGTTTTTGATGACATGCAGTTTGCAGATCAGGCGAGCATCGAGACTGGCTTCGACTTCATCGACTCGGCCTTTCCGATGGGTCAGCCGGGCGGCCTGCCCCACTTCATCGCGGTGCACCGGGAGAACGAGCTGCCCCCCTACACCCACGGGATCTTCGAGCGCCTGGTGAACGCTGGTCAGGCAGATTGGTTCACCTTGCCGCCGCTGACCGGGCCGGCCACGCGACAACTGCTCTCCAGCCTGAACGTCCCTCCCGGGGACATCGAAGGGCTCGCCCGCGCCTCTGGCGGGCATCCTCTTTTCGTGCTCGAAGGCGTGAAGGCACTGGCAAGCGGCGTGGCTTTCGGCCACGCCGGAGGCGTACCCCCGAAGCTCAGCCAGCTGATCGGTGACCGCCTCGCCCGGCTCACGAAGATGGGCTTGCACGCAGCCCGGGCGAGCGCCGTGCTGGGCCGTGACTTCACGCCCGAGCTCGTGGCGACCATGCTCTCGGCGCCGCTGTTCGACGTGATCGCGGCATGGGACGAACTGGAATCGGCAGAAATTCTTTCAGGGGAACGCTTCCATCACGATCTGGTGGCGGAAGCGGTGCTGGAGGGGATTCCTGCGTCGGTGCGCCGGCTGCTGCACCGCGCCGCGGCCCGCGCCTTGTCGGGTGAGAGCGCCGAGCCTGCCCGTGTGGCGTGGCACTGGCGGCAGGGCGAGCAGGACCTGGAGGCAGCTCCATGGCTCCTGCAGGCCGGCGAAATGGCGCGTGCATCCCTGCGTCTGCGGGAGGCGGGAAATTATTTCGAGGAAGCGGCCCGCATCTTTGAGGCACAGGAGGATGAGCGCACCTTCGGCGCGTGGCGGAGCCGGGCAGAGGTCCTGAGCCTGGGGGATGACCTGGAAGCCCGGCAGAATTCGGTCAACGATGTGCTGGAGCGCGCAGTGACTCCCTCGCAGACCGCGCAGGCCTGGCTGCTTCAGGCCGGTCTTTTTTCCGCGAGGAACGAGGGTGTGCGCGCGGAAGGTGCCGTGCGGCGCGGCCTGGCCGCCCTGGCACTGGCGGACCAGGACGAGCCGGATCTGCGGTCCAGGCTGCTGGCTGACCTCGGCACGGCCCTGTGGGCCCAGGGCAGGCTGGCGGACGCGGAATCGGCCCTCAAGGAGGCGGTCATGGTCCTTGACCGGCTTGGGCCCTCCAGCAGCCTGGCCACCGGGCTGAGCAACCTCGCTGTCGTTCTGGATCATCAGGACCGCCATCGCGAGGCACGGGACCTGCACCTGCGCGCCGCACAGATGCTGGAGGGACTGGGCGACCGGGGTCACCTCGCGGTCATTCTGCGCAACCTCTCGGTCTGCCTGAGCGAACTCGGCGACGTGCGCGGAGGCCTGGACGCCCTGAAGCGCTCCGTCGCTCTTCATGACCCCGGCACGCACGATGCCTCGGCCACAAGCCACCTCCTGCTCGGGGTCGCCCACACGGACCTGGGGGAGTACGCGGCCGCCGTGCGGCACTTCGAGCATGTTCTGACGTCCGAACTTGACCCCAGCGGCTGGCTGCATGACTATGCCCGCAGCTGCCTCGGAGAGGTTCTGGTGTTTCTGGGAGACTTCGAGCGGGCGCAGGACCTGCTGCTGCAGGCGAACGCGTCTTCCATCCCAGGCACATTCGCGGTGCGCACCCACCTCGCCCTCGCCCGGCTCGCCTTCGAGCGAGGGAAGGATGCTCAGGCTGCACTGAAGTGCGCTGAGGCGCTGCTTGGCGAGTCGCCGCGCCCCCTGGCGCTCGGGCGGGTGCGGCTCGTGCAGGCCCTGATGGGGGACCCCACAGCCGCCTGCGCCGCGGCGCGGGAAGCTCTGGATATCGCCTGCCGTCACGACCTCGGCGGCCTCGAACTCAGCGCACACACACGCCTTGCCAGGACCCTGCTCCACGGCGGCGAGCTGCAGGAGGCGCTCGCCAGCGCCACACGCGCCGGCCATCTCCTGGAAACGCGCGAACCCGCCGACCTGTCCCGGGGCGAAGTGCTGCTCACCCTGTTCGAGGCCCAAAGCGCGGCCGCCGACCCGGCGGCGGAACTGACCCTGGACCAGGCGAAAGCGTGGTTGATGCGGACGGCTGGAGAGCAGGTTCCAGCCGAACTGAAAGACACCTTTCTGACCCGGAGCTCGGTCGCGCGCCGAATACTCACGGCAAGGGGAATGCCGGGCTCTGGAGGGTAAAAATTATTACACTGGGGAATGCCTGATTCTCAGACATCCTGGCGCCTGGAGGTCATGGGGCCGCCCCGTCTGGTTTCGCCTGCGGGTCGAGCAGTGAGCCTTGAGCGCAAAACAGCGGCGCTCCTGGCCTACCTCGCGCTGGAAGGGACCATGCCGCGCGGGCAGATCGCCGACCTGCTGTGGCCCGAGACTCCCACCAGCTCAGCCAGAAATAATCTCGTGCATCTGCTGAGACGCCTTCGGGAAGCGAGCGGCGCGGACCTTGTGGACGCCGGCGAGTCGCTCACCCTGCGACCTGAACTTGCGGTGG of Deinococcus malanensis contains these proteins:
- a CDS encoding DUF3592 domain-containing protein, translated to MFTPRVTYRYEVDGAHRVGHQLSLFEGSSSNEGWARRESRRYPVGSAVKVYHSPDGENAVLVPGVESSLWAWLLLPGAAMLVGAALLLTRGPKDRNTVRVSFS
- a CDS encoding PsbP-related protein, with protein sequence MFKKTQMAVLALLVIVGGAQAKTFRHATNGYSLTYPDAWTAKANLAGTDVAISVPGTPGATSMITVVTQKLPQGMNLAAYTQATTESLPQMLGNYKLDTNKTVKVGGVAGRKLVFTGTRGGNTMYGNIVLLVRGDVGYTLSYLGELPANAAAKETIDRVLTSFKLTK
- a CDS encoding ATP-binding protein codes for the protein MDITSVWRLFLLGGPKLAAPDGREFRPEGKSLALLAYLALEGSIPRPRLAGLLWPERAETAARNNLVQLLRRMRGAYGEDLVVGQETLALAPQVQVDVWDVLNGGSAAELPGAPFLEGVVFDGHLDLADWLVVQRDRVDARRSRVTARAATLAEEAGDLPGATRLARRALDLDPQSEESHRRLMRLLYLAGEASKALDVYVGLQERLRDELRTEPMPETRELAALIERGGAPAAVRPVTPLLPAPLPAPALTGREREFARMEDAWAKGQFIIVAGAPGMGKSRVVADFASSKGQVLWIEARPGDNLVPYTTTIRSLRRALSLSGAEVPLDLRRAASFLLPELAPPGEAPATTTDSKLHSALQAVFGMCLTGIEVCVFDDMQFADQASIETGFDFIDSAFPMGQPGGLPHFIAVHRENELPPYTHGIFERLVNAGQADWFTLPPLTGPATRQLLSSLNVPPGDIEGLARASGGHPLFVLEGVKALASGVAFGHAGGVPPKLSQLIGDRLARLTKMGLHAARASAVLGRDFTPELVATMLSAPLFDVIAAWDELESAEILSGERFHHDLVAEAVLEGIPASVRRLLHRAAARALSGESAEPARVAWHWRQGEQDLEAAPWLLQAGEMARASLRLREAGNYFEEAARIFEAQEDERTFGAWRSRAEVLSLGDDLEARQNSVNDVLERAVTPSQTAQAWLLQAGLFSARNEGVRAEGAVRRGLAALALADQDEPDLRSRLLADLGTALWAQGRLADAESALKEAVMVLDRLGPSSSLATGLSNLAVVLDHQDRHREARDLHLRAAQMLEGLGDRGHLAVILRNLSVCLSELGDVRGGLDALKRSVALHDPGTHDASATSHLLLGVAHTDLGEYAAAVRHFEHVLTSELDPSGWLHDYARSCLGEVLVFLGDFERAQDLLLQANASSIPGTFAVRTHLALARLAFERGKDAQAALKCAEALLGESPRPLALGRVRLVQALMGDPTAACAAAREALDIACRHDLGGLELSAHTRLARTLLHGGELQEALASATRAGHLLETREPADLSRGEVLLTLFEAQSAAADPAAELTLDQAKAWLMRTAGEQVPAELKDTFLTRSSVARRILTARGMPGSGG